The Dunckerocampus dactyliophorus isolate RoL2022-P2 chromosome 16, RoL_Ddac_1.1, whole genome shotgun sequence genome includes a window with the following:
- the tmem135 gene encoding transmembrane protein 135 isoform X2, with product MTKKLLGGFYSWSIGFGSALPASYIAILLERKSRRGLLTIYMTNLATETLFRMAVTRGIIKPIKHGEVLLFCITASLYMFLFRSKDGLKGFAFSALKFIIGKEEIPSHSITAEPVGTRPREGQATTESGASHGSAARHESGRSRSVLAYTKELLESICKRGPRHRCCKHHQDNCISYCIKGFVRMFSIGYLIQCCLKVPSAFRQVFSKPSRLPALFYNKDNFQLGAFLGSFVSIYKGTSCLLRWLRDIDDELHALVAGSLAGISMFFYKSTSISMYLFSKLVETLYFKGIEAGHFPYFPHADTVLYSISTAICFQAAVMEVQNLRPTYWKFLLRLTKGRFALMNRQLLDVFGTQASRDFQGFVPTLDPRYVTVPSQMTLPQGGDIQLL from the exons ATGACAAA GAAACTACTGGGAGGGTTTTATTCATGGTCTATTGGGTTTGGCTCAGCACTGCCCGCCTCCTATATCGCCATCCTCCTGGAACGTAAGAGCAG GAGAGGACTTCTCACAATATACATGACAAACCTT GCCACTGAGACCCTGTTCCGCATGGCAGTGACACGAGGCATAATCAAACCTATCAAACATGGGGAG GTGCTCCTGTTCTGTATAACGGCATCGCTCTACATGTTCCTCTTCAG GAGTAAAGACGGTCTTAAAGGCTTTGCGTTCTCTGCATTAAA GTTCATCATCGGCAAGGAAGAGATCCCATCTCACTCTATTACAGCTGAGCCTGTTGGCACAAGGCCTCGAGAGGGGCAAGCCACTACAGAGTCAGGCGCTTCACATGGATCAGCTGCGCGGCATGAGTCAGGGAGGAGCAGATCTGTGTTGGCCTACACTAAGGAACTGCTGGAGTCAAT ATGCAAAAGAGGTCCAAGACACAGATGTTGTAAACATCATCAGGACAACTGCATTTCCTACTGCATTAAA GGTTTTGTGAGGATGTTCAGCATTGGCTACTTGATTCAGTGTTGCCTTAAAGTGCCCTCAGCGTTCCGGCAAGTCTTCTCGAAACCCTCGAGACTCCCTGCCCTCTTCTACAACAAAGACAACTTCCAGCTGGGGGCCTTTTTGGGCTCTTTTGTCAGCATCTACAAG ggaACAAGCTGCTTGCTTCGCTGGTTGCGGGATATTGACGATGAGCTACACGCTCTGGTTGCTG GATCCCTCGCCGGCATATCCATGTTCTTCTACAAAAGCACGTCTATATCCATGTATCTCTTCTCTAAGTTGGTGGAG ACCTTATACTTCAAGGGCATCGAAGCAGGCCACTTCCCCTACTTTCCACACGCGGACACAGTCCTCTACTCCATCTCCACCGCCATCTGTTTTCAAGCT GCTGTGATGGAGGTCCAGAATCTTCGGCCTACCTACTGGAAGTTTCTTCTGCGTCTCACTAAGGGCAG GTTTGCTCTCATGAACCGGCAGCTGCTGGATGTTTTCGGCACCCAGGCCTCCAGGGACTTTCAGGGTTTTGTGCCCACACTGGACCCGCGCTACGTCACAGTACCTAGCCAAATGACACTTCCACAAGGGGGTGACATCCAGCTCTTATGA
- the tmem135 gene encoding transmembrane protein 135 isoform X1 encodes MAALSKLTYNCYEIGHTWSPSCMQSTADITRGALEVSFKIYAPLYVIAAILRRRKRDYYLKRLLPEILQSTSFLTANAALYIFFFCILRKLLGGFYSWSIGFGSALPASYIAILLERKSRRGLLTIYMTNLATETLFRMAVTRGIIKPIKHGEVLLFCITASLYMFLFRSKDGLKGFAFSALKFIIGKEEIPSHSITAEPVGTRPREGQATTESGASHGSAARHESGRSRSVLAYTKELLESICKRGPRHRCCKHHQDNCISYCIKGFVRMFSIGYLIQCCLKVPSAFRQVFSKPSRLPALFYNKDNFQLGAFLGSFVSIYKGTSCLLRWLRDIDDELHALVAGSLAGISMFFYKSTSISMYLFSKLVETLYFKGIEAGHFPYFPHADTVLYSISTAICFQAAVMEVQNLRPTYWKFLLRLTKGRFALMNRQLLDVFGTQASRDFQGFVPTLDPRYVTVPSQMTLPQGGDIQLL; translated from the exons ATGGCTGCCCTTAGCAAGCTAACGTACAACTGCTACGAAATCGGCCACACCTGGAGCCCGTCGTGTATGCAGTCTACCGCGGACATAACCCGTGGGGCGCTGGAGGTCTCCTTCAAAATATACGCGCCTCTTTACGTG ATAGCTGCTATTCTTAGGAGAAGGAAGAGGGATTACTACTTAAAAAGGCTTCTCCCTGAGATCTTACAGTCTACCTCTTTCCTCACTGCCAATGCAGCCCTCTACATATTTTTCTTCTGCATTCTCCG GAAACTACTGGGAGGGTTTTATTCATGGTCTATTGGGTTTGGCTCAGCACTGCCCGCCTCCTATATCGCCATCCTCCTGGAACGTAAGAGCAG GAGAGGACTTCTCACAATATACATGACAAACCTT GCCACTGAGACCCTGTTCCGCATGGCAGTGACACGAGGCATAATCAAACCTATCAAACATGGGGAG GTGCTCCTGTTCTGTATAACGGCATCGCTCTACATGTTCCTCTTCAG GAGTAAAGACGGTCTTAAAGGCTTTGCGTTCTCTGCATTAAA GTTCATCATCGGCAAGGAAGAGATCCCATCTCACTCTATTACAGCTGAGCCTGTTGGCACAAGGCCTCGAGAGGGGCAAGCCACTACAGAGTCAGGCGCTTCACATGGATCAGCTGCGCGGCATGAGTCAGGGAGGAGCAGATCTGTGTTGGCCTACACTAAGGAACTGCTGGAGTCAAT ATGCAAAAGAGGTCCAAGACACAGATGTTGTAAACATCATCAGGACAACTGCATTTCCTACTGCATTAAA GGTTTTGTGAGGATGTTCAGCATTGGCTACTTGATTCAGTGTTGCCTTAAAGTGCCCTCAGCGTTCCGGCAAGTCTTCTCGAAACCCTCGAGACTCCCTGCCCTCTTCTACAACAAAGACAACTTCCAGCTGGGGGCCTTTTTGGGCTCTTTTGTCAGCATCTACAAG ggaACAAGCTGCTTGCTTCGCTGGTTGCGGGATATTGACGATGAGCTACACGCTCTGGTTGCTG GATCCCTCGCCGGCATATCCATGTTCTTCTACAAAAGCACGTCTATATCCATGTATCTCTTCTCTAAGTTGGTGGAG ACCTTATACTTCAAGGGCATCGAAGCAGGCCACTTCCCCTACTTTCCACACGCGGACACAGTCCTCTACTCCATCTCCACCGCCATCTGTTTTCAAGCT GCTGTGATGGAGGTCCAGAATCTTCGGCCTACCTACTGGAAGTTTCTTCTGCGTCTCACTAAGGGCAG GTTTGCTCTCATGAACCGGCAGCTGCTGGATGTTTTCGGCACCCAGGCCTCCAGGGACTTTCAGGGTTTTGTGCCCACACTGGACCCGCGCTACGTCACAGTACCTAGCCAAATGACACTTCCACAAGGGGGTGACATCCAGCTCTTATGA